Proteins from a genomic interval of Medicago truncatula cultivar Jemalong A17 chromosome 3, MtrunA17r5.0-ANR, whole genome shotgun sequence:
- the LOC11438253 gene encoding protein DETOXIFICATION 43, with protein MDDNDISNNAVKNKWTMPLSVFFKDASLVFKMDSLAKEILGIAFPSALAVAADPIASLIDTAFIGHLGPVELAAAGVSIAVFNQASRITIFPLVSITTSFVAEEDTMDRINTKAAEKQFNESGKAKSNEVMPDDHLLQDIEAGATKQDSTLKNGDDANSNISKSSIVTNSSNKSESKPIRKKRHIASASTALLFGTVLGLIQAATLIFAAKPLLGAMGLKYDSPMLVPAVKYLRLRALGAPAVLLSLAMQGIFRGFKDTTTPLYVIVSGYALNVAMDPLLIFYFKLGIRGAAISHVLSQYIMATLLLFILMKKVDLLPPSMKDLQIFRFLKNGGLLLARVIAVTFCVTLSASLAARLGPIPMAAFQTCLQVWMTSSLLADGLAVAIQAILACSFAEKDYNKVTTAATRTLQMSFVLGVGLSLVVGGGLYFGAGVFSKNVAVIHLIRLGLPFVAATQPINSLAFVFDGVNYGASDFAYSAYSLVMVSIASVTSLFFLYKSKGFIGIWIALTIYMSLRMFAGVWRMGTGTGPWRFLRGQSLS; from the exons ATGGACGATAATGATATCTCAAATAATGCAGTCAAGAACAAGTGGACAATGCCTCTATCAGTTTTCTTCAAAGATGCAAG CCTTGTATTCAAGATGGATTCCCTGGCTAAGGAGATACTTGGGATTGCATTCCCATCTGCACTTGCTGTTGCTGCTGATCCAATTGCTTCTCTTATAGACACAGCATTCATAGGCCACTTag GGCCGGTTGAACTTGCGGCAGCAGGAGTTTCCATTGCTGTGTTCAACCAAGCTTCAAGGATTACCATTTTTCCTTTGGTCAGTATTACAACTTCCTTTGTAGCTGAAGAAGATACTATGGATAGAATCAATACCAAAGCAGCAGAAAAACAGTTCAATGAAAGCGGTAAGGCCAAGTCGAATGAAGTAATGCCTGATGATCATTTGCTTCAAGACATAGAAGCAGGTGCAACCAAACAAGATAGTACCTTGAAAAATGGAGATG ATGCAAATTCAAATATAAGCAAGTCTTCTATTGTTACTAATAGTAGTAACAAGAGTGAGTCAAAACCTATAAGGAAGAAGAGGCACATTGCTTCAGCATCAACAGCATTACTTTTTGGCACAGTTCTTGGCCTTATTCAAGCTGCAACCCTTATATTTGCAGCTAAACCTCTATTAGGTGCAATGGGTTTAAAATAT GATTCTCCTATGCTTGTCCCAGCTGTTAAGTACTTAAGATTGAGAGCCTTAGGTGCTCCTGCAGTGCTTCTCTCCTTGGCCATGCAAGGAATCTTTAGAGGGTTCAAAGACACAACAACTCCTTTATATGTCATCG TTTCCGGGTACGCATTGAATGTCGCCATGGATCCACTACTCATATTTTACTTCAAATTAGGCATCAGAGGTGCAGCCATTTCACATGTTCTTTCTCA GTACATTATGGCAACTTTACTCTTGTTTATACTAATGAAAAAAGTAGATCTCCTACCTCCAAGCATGAAGGATTTGCAGATTTTCAGGTTTCTTAAAAATG GTGGTCTATTGTTGGCCAGAGTTATAGCAGTGACATTCTGCGTGACCTTATCAGCCTCATTAGCAGCAAGGTTAGGTCCAATTCCAATGGCTGCATTCCAAACCTGTCTACAAGTTTGGATGACATCATCCCTTCTCGCTGATGGTTTAGCGGTTGCAATACag GCAATTCTCGCATGTTCCTTTGCTGAGAAAGACTATAATAAAGTAACTACTGCGGCAACAAGAACACTTCAAATGAGTTTTGTTTTAGGGGTTGGACTGTCTCTAGTAGTTGGAGGTGGATTATACTTTGGAGCCGGAGTATTTTCCAAAAATGTTGCTGTTATTCACCTAATCCGACTAGGCCTCCCG TTTGTTGCTGCAACACAACCAATCAATTCGTTAGCCTTTGTCTTTGATGGTGTGAACTATGGAGCATCTGATTTCGCTTATTCAGCATACTCCTTG GTCATGGTCTCAATAGCAAGTGTTACTTCTTTATTCTTTCTATACAAGAGTAAGGGTTTTATTGGTATCTGGATTGCACTAACCATCTATATGAGTCTTCGCATGTTTGCTGGTGTATGGAG GATGGGAACAGGAACAGGACCCTGGCGTTTTCTCAGAGGCCAATCATTGTCTTGA
- the LOC11446033 gene encoding pentatricopeptide repeat-containing protein At3g24000, mitochondrial: MYSKFGSIKYAQHVFDKMYDRNDASWNNMISGFVRVGWYHKAMQFFCHMFENGVTPSSYVIASMVTACDRSGCMTEGARQIHGYVVKCGLMSNVFVGTSLLHFYGTHGSVSEANKLFEEIEEPNIVSWTSLMVCYADNGHTKEVLNIYRHLRHNGLICTGNTMATVIRTCGMFGDKTMGYQILGDVIKSGLDTSSVSVANSLISMFGNYDSVEEASRVFNNMQERDTISWNSIITASAHNGRFEESLGHFFWMRRTHPKTDYITISALLPACGSAQHLKWGRGLHGLITKSGLESNVCVCNSLLSMYAQAGSSEDAELVFHTMPARDLISWNSMMASHVEDGKYSHAILLLVEMLKTRKAMNYVTFTTALSACYNLEKLKIVHAFVIHFAVHHNLIIGNTLVTMYGKFGLMDEAQKVCKIMPERDVVTWNALIGGHADDKDPNATIQAFNLMRREGLLSNYITIVNLLGTCMSPDYLLKHGMPIHAHIVVAGFELDTYVQSSLITMYAQCGDLNTSSYIFDVLANKNSSTWNAIFSANAHYGPGEEALKFIARMRNDGVDLDQFSFSVALATIGNLTVLDEGQQLHSWIIKLGFELDEYVLNATMDMYGKCGEIDDVFRILPIPKIRSKRSWNILISALARHGFFRQATEAFHEMLDLGLKPDHVTFVSLLSACSHGGLVDEGLVYFSSMTSEFGVPTAIEHCVCIIDLLGRSGRLAEAEGFIDKMPVPPNEFVWRSLLAACKVHGNLELGRKAADRLFELNSSDDSAYVLYSNVCASTQRWGDVENVRKQMESQSLKKKPACSWIKLKNKVMTFGMGDQFHPQSAQIYAKLEELRKMTREEGHMPDTSYALQDTDEEQKEHNLWNHSERIALAFGLINSAEGSPLRIFKNLRVCGDCHSVFKLVSKIVGRKIVVRDSYRFHHFHGGKCSCSDYW; encoded by the coding sequence ATGTACTCCAAGTTTGGTAGCATAAAATATGCTCAACATGTTTTTGATAAGATGTATGATAGAAATGATGCTTCATGGAATAACATGATATCGGGGTTTGTTCGAGTGGGTTGGTACCACAAGGCTATGCAATTCTTTTGCCACATGTTCGAAAATGGTGTCACGCCAAGCAGTTATGTAATTGCTAGTATGGTGACTGCGTGTGATAGGTCAGGGTGCATGACTGAAGGGGCACGTCAGATTCATGGTTATGTCGTCAAATGCGGTTTGATGTCTAATGTGTTTGTTGGTACTAGTTTGCTGCACTTTTATGGTACACATGGTTCGGTTTCTGAGGCTAACAAACTTTTTGAGGAGATCGAGGAACCAAATATAGTCTCTTGGACTTCTTTGATGGTTTGCTATGCAGATAATGGGCATACAAAAGAAGTTCTTAATATTTATCGGCATTTAAGACATAACGGGCTAATTTGTACTGGAAATACAATGGCTACAGTTATTAGAACTTGCGGAATGTTTGGGGATAAAACCATGGGATATCAGATCCTTGGAGATGTCATCAAATCTGGATTAGATACTAGCAGTGTCTCTGTCGCAAACTCCCTTATATCCATGTTTGGTAATTATGATAGTGTAGAGGAGGCGTCCCGTGTGTTTAATAACATGCAGGAACGAGACACTATTTCGTGGAATTCAATTATTACTGCAAGTGCACATAATGGTCGATTTGAAGAATCTCTAGGACACTTCTTTTGGATGCGTCGTACTCACCCAAAAACAGATTATATTACTATCTCAGCCTTGTTACCGGCATGTGGTTCTGCGCAACATTTGAAGTGGGGAAGAGGACTTCATGGTCTAATAACAAAATCTGGATTGGAATCAAATGTTTGTGTATGTAATAGTCTTTTAAGTATGTATGCTCAGGCTGGATCATCCGAGGATGCAGAGCTTGTTTTCCATACAATGCCCGCGAGAGATTTAATTTCATGGAATTCCATGATGGCAAGCCATGTCGAAGATGGAAAGTATTCACATGCCATACTACTTTTGGTTGAGATGCTCAAAACAAGAAAGGCAATGAACTATGTAACTTTTACAACCGCATTATCTGCGtgttataatttagaaaaacTAAAGATCGTTCATGCCTTTGTGATTCATTTTGCTGTACATCACAACTTAATCATAGGTAATACATTGGTCACCATGTATGGGAAGTTTGGATTGATGGATGAAGCGCAAAAAGTGTGCAAAATTATGCCTGAGAGAGATGTGGTAACATGGAATGCACTGATAGGTGGTCATGCTGATGACAAAGATCCAAATGCCACAATTCAAGCATTCAACTTAATGAGAAGAGAAGGTTTGCTTTCGAACTACATTACTATCGTCAATCTTCTTGGCACTTGTATGTCTCCTGATTATCTTTTGAAGCATGGAATGCCAATCCATGCACACATAGTTGTGGCAGGATTTGAATTAGATACGTATGTCCAAAGCTCCTTGATTACAATGTATGCCCAGTGTGGTGATCTTAATACAAGTAGCTATATTTTTGATGTATTAGCTAATAAAAATTCTAGTACTTGGAATGCCATTTTTTCTGCAAATGCTCATTATGGTCCTGGTGAGGAAGCACTAAAATTTATTGCAAGGATGAGAAATGATGGGGTTGACTTGGATCAGTTTAGCTTCTCCGTAGCTCTTGCTACTATTGGTAACTTGACAGTTCTGGATGAGGGTCAGCAGCTTCACAGCTGGATTATTAAACTTGGATTTGAGTTAGATGAATACGTTTTAAATGCTACAATGGATATGTATGGAAAATGTGGAGAAATTGATGATGTATTTAGAATCCTTCCGATACCAAAAATCAGGTCAAAGAGATCTTGGAACATTTTAATATCAGCATTGGCCAGACACGGGTTTTTCCGCCAGGCCACAGAGGCCTTTCATGAGATGCTTGATCTCGGGCTGAAACCTGATCACGTCACATTTGTTTCACTTCTGTCTGCCTGCAGCCATGGGGGTTTGGTGGATGAGGGTCTTGTGTACTTCTCTTCAATGACCAGTGAATTTGGTGTTCCTACTGCAATAGAGCATTGTGTATGCATAATTGATCTTCTTGGCCGGTCAGGAAGGCTTGCTGAGGCTGAAGGTTTCATTGATAAGATGCCTGTCCCACCAAATGAATTCGTGTGGCGTAGCTTGTTGGCTGCTTGCAAAGTACACGGCAATTTGGAGCTCGGGAGGAAAGCTGCTGATCGTCTTTTCGAGCTGAACTCGTCTGATGATTCAGCCTATGTTCTTTATTCAAATGTCTGTGCATCTACTCAAAGGTGGGGAGATGTAGAGAATGTCAGAAAGCAAATGGAATCACAGAGCTTAAAGAAGAAACCTGCCTGTAGTTGGATCAAGTTGAAAAACAAGGttatgacttttgggatgggaGACCAGTTTCATCCACAATCTGCACAAATCTATGCAAAGTTGGAAGAGCTCAGAAAGATGACTAGAGAGGAAGGCCACATGCCAGACACAAGCTATGCGTTACAAGATACAGATGAAGAACAAAAGGAGCATAATCTTTGGAACCATAGTGAGAGAATTGCCCTTGCTTTTGGGTTGATCAATAGTGCCGAAGGCTCGCCTCTTAGAATTTTTAAGAATCTTCGTGTTTGTGGTGATTGCCACTCTGTTTTCAAGCTAGTTAGTAAAATTGTTGGTAGGAAAATTGTAGTACGGGATTCATACCGGTTTCATCATTTCCATGGTGGCAAGTGTTCTTGTTCAGATTATTGGTAG
- the LOC11441769 gene encoding poly(ADP-ribose) glycohydrolase 1, with product MEKREDWRSILPYLPVVMRSSSLFWPSQVVGALRELGCGRVDSGQLLFIFITELRNSLSLSSEPLAPSAAHGYALFFDELISREECRKWFEEVLPSLGDLLLRLPSLLEAHYENADMVIDGKGATVRTGLRMLDSQEAGIVFLTQELIAALLACSFLCLFPVHDRYEKQLQPVNFDELFASLYNDYTQKQEDKIWCIIHYFQRITSNMPKGVVSFERKVLPWEDDCIHISYPNASFWSTSVKPLCRFEVKSSGLIEDHSSETVEVDFANEYLGGGALRRGCVQEEIRFMISPELIAGMIFLPSMADNEAIDIVGVERFSSYTGYASSFRFSGDYVDDKDVDTFGRRKTRIVAIDALCGPGMRQYREKFLLREINKAFCGFLQQSQYQRDQKIPQENFDAMETSEGKYSYQEIRNSQNDYDMMENSNDIGVATGNWGCGAFGGDPEVKTIIQWLAASQAGRPFIAYYTFGSGALQNLDKVSCWILSQGWTVGDLWNMLVEYSTSRSKGETNVGFLQWLLPSIYDHDSGMY from the exons atggagaagagagaagattgGAGATCAATTCTACCATATTTACCGGTGGTGATGCGTTCTTCCTCTCTATTTTGGCCGTCCCAAGTGGTGGGAGCTCTCAGAGAGCTCGGATGTGGCCGAGTTGACTCGGGACAGCTCTTATTCATCTTCATTACTGAACTCAGgaactctctttctctctcttcagaACCTTTAGCCCCTTCCGCTGCACATGGATATGCCCTCTTCTTCGACGAG CTGATATCAAGAGAGGAATGTAGGAAGTGGTTTGAGGAGGTGCTTCCATCATTGGGAGATTTGCTTTTGAGGTTGCCATCTTTGTTGGAAGCACACTATGAAAATGCCGATATGGTTATTGACGGAAAGGGAGCCACGGTCAGAACTGGTCTTCGTATGCTGGATTCACAGGAAGCTGGAATAGTGTTCCTTACCCAG GAGTTGATTGCTGCTCTTCTTGCATGCTCATTTTTATGTCTATTCCCAGTCCATGACAGATATGAGAAACAACTTCAACCAGTTAACTTTGATGAGTTGTTTGC GAGTCTCTATAATGATTACACTCAAAAACAGGAAGATAAGATTTGGTGCATCATTCACTATTTTCAAAGGATAACCTCTAATATGCCCAAGGGTGTTGTCTCATTTGAGCGAAAAGTACTTCCCTGGGAAGATGATTGTATTCACATATCTTACCCAAACGCCAGCTTTTGGAGCACTTCTGTAAAACCTCTATGCAGATTTGAG GTTAAAAGTTCAGGGCTCATAGAAGATCACTCAAGTGAAACTGTCGAAGTGGATTTTGCAAATGAATATCTTGGCGGTGGTGCTCTTCGTAGGGGTTGTGTACAG GAGGAAATTCGCTTCATGATCAGTCCAGAATTAATTGCTGGCATGATTTTCTTGCCGTCCATGGCGGATAATGAGGCTATAGATATTGTTGGTGTTGAAAGGTTCTCGAGTTATACAGG ATATGCATCATCGTTTCGATTTTCTGGGGATTATGTGGACGACAAAGATGTAGACACCTTCGGAAGACGCAAAACCAGGATTGTTGCAATTGATGCATTATGTGGCCCAGGGATGAGGCAATACAGGGAAAAATTTCTCCTCCG TGAGATCAACAAGGCATTCTGTGGTTTCTTGCAGCAATCTCAATATCAACGGGATCAGAAAATACCACAAGAGAAT TTTGATGCTATGGAAACAAGTGAAGGAAAATATTCATATCAAGAAATCAGAAATTCTCAAAATGATTACGATATGATGGAGAATAGTAATGATATTGGGGTTGCGACCGGAAATTGGGGATGTGGTGCCTTTGGAGGAGATCCTGAAGTAAAGACCATAATTCAGTGGCTTGCAGCTTCTCaa GCTGGAAGACCTTTCATTGCATACTACACATTTGGCTCGGGAGCATTGCAGAATCTAGACAAG GTCTCGTGTTGGATTTTGTCGCAGGGATGGACAGTTGGAGACCTATGGAACATGCTAGTGGAGTACTCAACAAGTAGATCAAAAGGAGAAACTAATGTTGGTTTCCTCCAATGGCTCCTGCCATCAATATATGATCATGATTCTGGGATGTATTAA
- the LOC11423911 gene encoding ATP synthase subunit a, chloroplastic produces the protein MIAMGKLLRLSIQEPIDCDPGSCGCHHGNHISVFAYIKNNGIALVEDYPFVSETQPCYAKNILHKPRVFINDVTVLNKRGLLGEDELKKAISMRPVMVILKVGYEFFEFKGGIFRTETKDPKWGWGIGGYMLLERNNSLLHGRCANTILLISTILVVRNPQTIPTSGQNFFEYVLEFIRDVSKTQIGEEYGPWVPFIGTLFLFIFVSNWSGALLPWKIIKLPHGELAAPTNDINTIVALALLTSVAYFYAGISKKGLAYFGKYIQPTPILLPINILEDFTKPLSLSFRLFGNILADELVVVVLVSLVPLVVPIPVMFLGLFTSGIQALIFATLAAAYIGESMEGHH, from the exons ATGATTGCCATGGGAAAGCTCTTGAGATTGTCTATACAAGAACCAATTGATTGCGATCCAGGCTCATGTGGTTGCCACCATGGCAATCACATATCGGTCTTTGCATACATTAAGAATAATGGAATAGCTCTTGTCGAAGACTATCCATTTGTTTCTGAAACTCAACCTTGTTATGCAAAGAACATCCTTCATAAACCAAGGGTGTTCATCAACGACGTCACGGTTTTAAACAAGCGTGGACTTTTGGGTGAAGATGAACTCAAAAAAGCGATCTCTATGCGACCTGTGATGGTCATTTTGAAGGTTGGATACGAGTTTTTTGAGTTTAAGGGGGGAATTTTCAGGACTGAAACCAAGGATCCCAAGTGGGG GTGGGGCATTGGTGGATACATGCTGTTAGAGCGCAACAACAGTCTTCTTCATGGTAGATGCG cgaatactATCTTATTAATTTCAACCATTCTAGTTGTTAGAAATCCGCAAACTATTCCAACGTCCGGTCAGAATTTCTTTGAATATGTCCTTGAATTCATCCGAGACGTGAGCAAAACTCAGATTGGAGAAGAATATGGTCCGTGGGTTCCGTTTATTGGAACTTTGttcctatttatttttgtttcgaaTTGGTCAGGGGCTCTTTTGCCTTGGAAAATTATAAAGTTACCTCATGGAGAATTAGCTGCACCCACAAATGATATAAATACTATTGTTGCATTAGCTTTACTTACGTCAGTAGCCTATTTCTATGCGGGTATTTCAAAAAaaggattggcttattttggtAAATACATCCAACCAACTCCAATCCTTTTACCGATTAACATCTTAGAAGATTTTACAAAACCCTTATCGCTTAGTTTTCGACTTTTCGGAAATATATTAGCTGATGAATTAGtagttgttgttcttgtttcGTTAGTACCTTTAGTAGTTCCTATACCAGTTATGTTTCTGGGATTATTTACAAGCGGTATTCAAGCTCTTATTTTTGCTACCTTAGCTGCGGCTTATATAGGTGAATCCATGGAAGGCCATCATTGA